Proteins encoded in a region of the Gammaproteobacteria bacterium genome:
- a CDS encoding NADP-dependent isocitrate dehydrogenase — protein sequence MNEQKIVAELNGAQGVSVDIGGYYRPDPKKCAAAMRPSATLNAVLASL from the coding sequence ATCAATGAACAGAAGATCGTCGCCGAGTTGAACGGTGCGCAAGGGGTTTCTGTGGATATCGGCGGCTACTACCGGCCGGATCCGAAAAAATGCGCGGCGGCCATGCGCCCCAGCGCAACCCTGAACGCGGTCCTGGCGAGCCTGTAG
- a CDS encoding helix-turn-helix transcriptional regulator, which translates to MENLNSLLAGLAISQLVFLASFIVFNFRHNHLAKLLVGFTLCLAGFLAGGIPVIAASPLVDLVLGSLAILTPAMLWLFALAFFKDELRVPAYGIGLILAYFSLRTVNATLTFLGYQTGQPGYYLGYLVPLLVMFGMSIHVVYLGFEGRPADLFEERRRLRLPFVISMGVVVLFTLTFSALSPLIQQVLSPEGSLLFVQTVTLVIYGCLFLWALVLNLAMFRFNTDAERLLQNPTPIDLEHTHEHREARPPEQEQKLMKKISAAMDERKLYRERGVTIARLASELPATEQRLRTTINQTLGFRNFNQFLNHYRIREAARLLKNSDEPIANIAMEVGYNSLSAFNKAFKEIHRKTPREFRAQSKLPD; encoded by the coding sequence ATGGAAAACCTAAACTCTCTTCTGGCTGGCCTGGCTATCTCCCAGCTGGTTTTCCTGGCCAGTTTCATTGTGTTTAATTTCCGCCATAATCATCTGGCGAAGCTGCTGGTAGGCTTCACCCTGTGCCTTGCCGGCTTTCTGGCCGGCGGTATACCAGTAATCGCCGCCAGCCCGCTGGTGGACCTGGTGCTTGGGAGTCTGGCGATACTGACCCCGGCCATGCTGTGGCTGTTTGCCCTGGCCTTTTTCAAGGATGAGCTGCGTGTGCCTGCCTACGGGATCGGGCTGATCCTTGCCTATTTTTCACTCAGGACAGTCAATGCCACGCTGACTTTTCTTGGTTACCAGACTGGCCAGCCAGGCTACTACCTGGGTTACCTGGTGCCCCTGCTCGTCATGTTCGGTATGAGCATCCATGTGGTTTATCTGGGGTTCGAGGGGCGCCCGGCCGACCTGTTCGAAGAGCGGCGCCGCTTAAGACTGCCGTTTGTAATCAGCATGGGGGTCGTGGTGCTGTTCACCCTGACCTTCAGCGCGCTGTCCCCCTTGATACAACAGGTTCTGTCGCCTGAGGGCAGTCTATTATTCGTCCAGACCGTGACTCTGGTGATTTACGGTTGCCTGTTCCTCTGGGCTCTGGTCCTGAACCTGGCGATGTTCCGCTTCAATACCGATGCGGAACGCCTGCTGCAGAATCCCACCCCGATTGACCTGGAGCACACACACGAACACCGGGAGGCCCGGCCACCGGAACAGGAACAGAAGTTAATGAAGAAGATCAGCGCCGCCATGGATGAACGCAAACTCTATAGAGAGCGCGGCGTCACCATCGCCAGACTGGCCTCCGAGCTGCCGGCAACCGAGCAACGACTGCGAACCACGATCAACCAGACACTGGGATTCCGCAACTTCAATCAGTTTCTTAATCACTATCGGATCCGGGAAGCCGCCCGCCTGCTGAAGAATTCCGATGAGCCGATCGCCAATATCGCCATGGAAGTCGGCTATAACTCGCTGTCCGCCTTCAACAAGGCGTTCAAGGAAATTCATCGGAAGACGCCGAGGGAATTCCGGGCCCAGTCGAAGCTGCCAGACTAG